A region of the Perognathus longimembris pacificus isolate PPM17 chromosome 7, ASM2315922v1, whole genome shotgun sequence genome:
CCTCCAGTATGGTAGCCGCTAACCGTGTGTggctatttaaaattatttttttacattttggtCACTTTATTAAATGACATTAAATAGTTTAAGTTTCAACTACTACACAGCACTTTGAATGGTGAAAACACAGATAGTATATTGTCATACTTGAatgcttgtttttaaaaacacaattccAGTCCTTATATATATTACAAAACTggctatttaaatttaatttaactgAAATtcagcactggtgcctcatgcctataatcctagctattcaggaggctgagatctgaggactgtggttcaaagccagaccatgcagaaaagtttgtgagactctttatctctagttCACAAGCAAAATACCAAagcatggtgctgtggttcaagtggtagaatgccagccttaaatgaaaaagccaggCAATGCCAGGAACtggggagctcacacctgtaatcctagctattcaggaggctgagatctgagatcatgatttgaagccagccgaggcagaaaagtccctatgagacttttatctccaattaaactctcaaaaattggaaatgaaggggctaggaatgtggctcagtgatagagtgcttgcctagcatgtatgaagccctgggttcgattcctcagcaccacataaacagaaaaagccagaagtggtgctgtggctcaagaggtagagtgctagccttgagcaaaaggaagccagggacagtgttcaggccttgagttcaaaaaattggaaatggagctgtgtttcacagtggtagaaaactagccttgagcaaaagcacaaagaaaaagcacctaggctctgaattgaagccctatgactaccaaaaacaaaagaaaaaagaggaagaaaaagaaaaaagccaggcaaagtgtaagaccctgacttcaagccccagtattggcactggcacacacacacacacacacacacacacacacacacacacacacacacacacaccctcagcaGTTCCTCCTTTCAGTTGTTCCCGTGATCCTCAGCCGTGGCTGTGGGTATGGACTGAGTCAGTGACGTGTCCTCAGGTCCCCGTGGGTCAAGCACACACGTGGGGCAGGTCCCCAGTGTCAGTGCCTCTCTACTTCCACCCCGTCCAGCCATGGATAGTTGTGTTATTATGGAGTAAGGGGCTTTCATGAAAGCCATCTACTCTTCCTCACTTTTCCCAGTGGTAGAGACGGTATCAAGGGCCTcaagcatgccaggcaagcatttttaTCACAGAGTGACACATCTGGCCTGGAAAGGCGTATCCCTGGAACGTGGTGGCATTCTCAGCAGTGATGCCCATGTCATAGTGTTAAGGTTGGATGTGTGATGCATCCTTTCTGGATAAAAACATCTGCCTTCCCTTGTCACCTATCTCTTTTCTGCCACCTCTCAAATGTCCCACCCAGAGACCAATTTGATAGTTTTGAGTGCACTCAAGTCTGGACACTTAGCTACCCTCTTCAGTCGGGGTATGGCAGACTCCTGGTTCAAGGCCGCTGGGTGACTGCAGGTGAATCAGCAGAGACTGGCTGTATGAGCAGGCAGGAGGCGAGGATGGCAAAGCCACTGGCTAAGCAGTTCTGAGACACGTGACAGGCTGGAGGCGAGGAGCTTGGCAAGGTCAGGCCAGGGCAGGTAGGTGTGAAGAGGAAAGCCTTCAGGAGATTTTAAAAGATCACTCACGGCCAAAAGAAGCACAGGAAGTTAGCTTAGATCTGAgagtggaggaggaaaaggaaaggtcaGGAAGAGACCATGCAGGGACCTTTGTGTAGTAAGGACCGGAAGCAAGGGTCCTGGGAAAGAGGCTCCCTGGACATTGCTCTAAGGCCCAAGCCGTGGGAGCAGAGTCGGCTCAGCAGGACAGACACTCACACACTTGGCCTTTGGGCTAATGGTGCACTGGCTCCAGCTCAGAGTCAACCTAGGGTCAATTTGCATGTGTTCTGCATATAATTTGCATACTATTCATTTAATGGGAGGCAGCAAAATGGAGCATGGGAAGTGGGCATTGGGATTCACAACTTTTTCCACGACTcttcaggcctcagtttccccatcaggAATGATGACTCACACTCTTACGAAGATGCGGTGCTACACTCTGGTCTCTCTACCCTTTCTTCCACCTTCTTGCAGCTCACCATCCTTCAGTtagattttccttttttgcctCCTCCCCTGGCTCCCCAAGTCCAGGTTTTCTGGCTCTCCTCATGCTGCCAAATTCCTGAAGGCATCTCCTGGGACTCACCACCTTGCAACCTAAACTACTACCTTAGTTGCTCCTTTCTGACCATGAACTTGTGGCAGACAAGAGTCCATGTCTCTGACACACACTCCACATGTCTAGGATGGGGCCTGCTGTGGAAATGCTCTTTAGTTGTTTAGTTAATTGGatgcataaataaatatgagTCCAAGAACtctagagagaagagagagctaTAGGAGAGCTCTGACGGGCCTGTCTTTAGTGCCTTTAATGTCTTCCTCCCTAGGGTGGGGTTTCCTGGGAACCCTGACAGAAAGCTTGCTCAGGGCATTATTCCAGAATGACCAAGATTGCAAGGCGAAGGAACAACACAATCCAGATCTCCAAGGGACCAACCCTGAACAGAAGCAGCAGAGTTCCATGGGCGCATGGCTGAAAGCTCGGGGAGGTCCTTGGCTCCGTAGGCAGGGTGGTCTTCCAGGGTCCAGCATCAAAGGTGGAAGGGACTCGCTGCTTTGGGAAGTGTGAACTTATTGTCACATGCAGCAAAGACTGATCCTCCATTTGGTGGATGTTCAGGGACCCAACAGAAGGGAGGGCAAGATTCAACGACCCCTTCTGTCCCTTCTTGAGGCTCCAGGCCAGGAGATGGACACTGTCTACCTAGGGCCAGGGCCACCCGTGGCAGAGCTGCCCCTTCTCCTTTGGGTATTTCCGGCCATGTCCTGACCACCAGGGAGCACTGGTCTTCAGGACACATGAACCTTGACCTACTGCAGATGTGGGGCCATTGGAGGGAGTGCTTGAGGACATTAGGACATTACTTGGCCTGCTAGTCAAAATAGGAAGTGCCCTTGTTAAGTGTTTTGGAGATGTTGGATATAATGTCAACATGTTTTCGTCACTGTGGGACTTCTCAGAGCCTCGGATATCCCACCACACCAAGGAGGTGATCAGCAGTCCCTACACTGTTCCTCGTGGAACCACCCATGCCATGCCACTGAACTAGCAGTTCCCTTGTAGGGAGCTATGAAGTGTTACCCAGCACCTCTGCTAGAAACTCAGATGGAAGTTTGGGTCTCATCCCCATGTGTGAAATGTATCTTCCTTAATAGGAAACACAAATGAGCTGCCTTTGAGAGTGCAAGCTCTATAAATGGAACACCCATTGTTCCACCTGTTGTCCACACCTGGTTAGACCAAAGGTAAAGGGTTTCCATGCTTCCACAATAAAGCCAGGCCAACAGCCATCTACTGAAGCACATGGAAGTGTTTCCCTGATACTATTAGGAGCAGGCTGGCCTGGAGGGGAGGAGTGTGCCACTGGGGAAAGGATTTGCACCCTGGGGGAGGAGCCTGGGGGAAGTGGATGGAACTTCGAGGTCCTGCACTTCTGAAGGTGGAGAGCCTGTGGTCCTCCGTCCTGGGGCTGGGGTTCTTTGGAAAAGGAGACAAGTGATGGGTGTGAAGGCCAGCCCGGTTTtggttaactatttttttttcccctttggctagtcctgggcttggactcagggcctgagcactgtccctggcttctttttgctcaaggctagcactctgccacttgagccacagcgccacttctggccgttttccatatatgtggtgctggggaatcgaaaccagggcttcatgtatacgaggcaagctctcttgccactaggccatattcccagccctccagcccgGTTTTGGGTTCAGTTTGAAAGGCCACAGTACAGGCAGGGTCCAGCTGTCTCCCACCTGTTTTTACCCACCTGTGCTCACCACACCCAAGGGCCTTCTCCCCCAGTGTGGGGATGACAGTGCCAACCTTCCTTCGGCCCCTTCGTGTTAGCCCCACGCCTGAAGTCTCCTAGGCTACTTTCCCTGCCGGCGCCCTCACCTCCACCAGCGGGTAGGCGATCTCATTGTAGATCTGCTCGGTGAAATGATCCATGTAGTAGGCGCCGTCGAAGGTGAACTGCTTGGGGGGCTCATCGGCCGCGCCCGGGTTCTGGATGAAGCACTGGCCGCGGGCGCAGTCCACTGTCACCACGGCCTGACAGTTCATCTCCCGCTCGCGCTGGTTCATGGGGCGACAGCGCACCACCACTTTGACCAACTCGGAGGCCATGGCGCTACGGCTGGGACCCCCGGCACGCGGACCAATGTGGAAACCAATACCCCCGTGACGACCAACGAGGGCACCGGGGCCAGGGCAGCCAGCTGCGCGGCCGGGCCGCCCGGGCctaggggcggggccggcgccagCGGAGAGGGGCGTGGCCTcgtggagggggcgtggcctcggcgGGGGGATGGGACTCTTCAGGAGGCCCCCCGAGAGGCGGCTGGGGGCCACGCACGAGTCGCCGGACGGGAGCCGGGGCCGTCGCCGCCTCCCGCGCCCGGGCTCGCCCGTCCCTGAGGCCGGGCCCGGGCGGGGAAGTGCGGGATCCGGCTGCAGGCGCCGCCGCAGGACCCGAACCCGCTCACTCAAGCCCGCTGGCTCGGCGTTCGCCGTTGCTAGGCAGCGCCCGTGACGTCACAGGGCGGTGCTGGATAACGTCGGTACGCGCTCGGCGCCCCGCGTCCCGGTTGGAGGCGGGGGCTGGCCCGGCTGGGCGCCCGACGCCTTCTCCTCGGTCCTCTCCCCTCGTCCTCGCAGCCCCTGCCCCAGGCTCAGCAGCTGGGCTTAGGCGCCCGTTGGCGGGGAAGCCCACACCTGACCATCCGGAGAGGAGGCCTCTAGCAAGGTCAGAGCTTCACTGAGAAGGGTCGAGCGAGGCTACTCCATGCCACCTTTGTTTTCTCTAAGACTTCGGGTTTTCAAAGACATAAAAACTTAAGAAGCCAAAGTCTTTTCGCTGCTAAGGCcatcttgcctttcttggctaGGTATAAGCACCCCCAAATCTTCAGGCTGAAGGGCGCTGCTCTGCCTCCTCTAGGCTCCCCTATTCAGAGAAATACTAGCAATGAGTGGCAGGCACTGTTTCAGAAGCTGCCAAGAGGAGAGACTGGcattgaaaacaaaaatcccacaaaTGAGAGTAAACGACACAGAATGGGTTCCTAGGGAGGGATCTGCCAGATGAAATATGACGGTTAGGGAGTTAGCCAGGTGAAGAGGGCAGGATGCTCTGTCTGGGCTGTGCAGAGGGCTGCAGCATGTTGCAGAAAACAAGGtctgggcccccctcccccccaggaggCTTAAAGCAGAAGAGGTGCATGATTTACTTGATAAACCTTCAGCCCAGTTCCTTCAGGACATTCTGGCCTCTATGGGACTCAGCCATCTCCACCAGCTGCAAACAAAAGCGAAGCAGGCAAAGCAGGTGAAAGCCTTGCCTTTCAAAGAAACATCTTCAGTACATAGTCTGGAGAGATGCAATTTATTTGTCTCAAAGTCCACACAGGAAGGAGAAACAGGCTCCCCTGTAGTGCTGTGGTTGATCAAGACACAGGCAGCCACACACATGGGCCCAAAGCCATGCCTTGTGTGATCAATAAATGCCGTTTGAAGGGATGTttaacagctcagggacaagatGGTCCCTTCAGTACGTGTCTCCCTGGACAACTCACACCACAAACCCACCGCTCCTGGTGGCGAGCTGGGCCAAGTCTGGACTCATCACCAGGTTTCCAGATTCCCCCACTCCTGCAGGGCAGTGAGGCCAGGCTGCGTCCTGCCCTAGGAGATGGCTCCAGTGGGGAGCAGCAGAGCGAGTCCTAGCCTGCCCCCCATCCCATTCAGCACTGTCAATGCTAGACATAATCACCTAGGTTAGCTGCTTTCTGTCTCTTGCAACAGTATCTCACTGAACAGGAAATGACAAGGTCTCTGGTCTTGCCACATCCCAATGGGGGCTGGACACTGGGAGCCTTAGGCCTTATGCTCCTGATTCACTGTCACTCCTAGGTCTGCCTTGCTCCTTGCTGAGTAGGGGTTGCCCTCTGTGTCACttttaaggcccaggacaggcacatcCTTCCCTAAACCCATGACTGGACGTGTGCTGTAACTCAGGTAGATTCTTACCAAGGGGGGTGACTGGATTTGTCATTCACCAGCAGAGCCACCGCCTTCTCCCATCCCCTGCTGAGGTGAGGCCCCACTGGTGCACTCACATTAGTTCTACCTCTGGACATTTCTACTCTGTCCCGCTCCCAGAGGGGCTGGGCTGGTGACAAAAGTGGTCCCTGCTACCCTGTCAGCCCTATAACAAAAGTGGTAGGATCAGGTGGCTTCCCAAGGCAGCCACCATGCTGATTGCAGGGCAGGTCACTGCTGACCCCTCTCAGGGGATGGCCAGAGGCTGTGAGCCTCAGGGTGGCAGAACGTATTTTCCATCTGCTCTCAAGAGGTGCACCTGCATCCACGATCAAACCCTCTGGGCCACCTTGGAAAGCTCCACACTAGAAAGGAAGTGGGAGGCCAGCCATTGCCAGCAGCAATCACTGGAAAGTGGGGAGCTCTATCTGTTCCTCCCACAATCATGGCTGGTCAAGGGTCCCATGAGAAAGCACTGTAATCTCCAATCTGTGGGTTCCCCTCCCATGGCACTGAAGTGATGGAAGGCTGGCCAAGGAGCAGAGTGACCAGATAGAACTGGTGGGGTGCAAGCAGGGCAGAGCAGCCAGAGGCCCGGGGGCCAGGGCGAGGCAGGGTCTGTGTGTGAGGGCAGCACCTCCTAGCCCAGGCCCTGCAATTCTGCCTCTGACTTGGCATGGCCAAGGGGCCGCAGAGTCCGGGGGGGCCTGCCCTCGGGCCCACAGTCCTGCTCCTCGTAGGCGGGGTTCAGGCGGCCCATGTCGAGGGGACAGAAGAGGCTGCGCTCCATGCCAGCATGGTTCTCCACCAGGGCCTCCAGGCTGGGGAACTCTGCTGGCAAGTGCTGGGAAGAAGAGTCCATGGTTAGCTCCAGGCCCCTCCCTCAAGGCTTGTGCCAGGCATCAATCTCTCCCCCACAGAGATGACGGCTCTTTTGGGGGAGCAGGAAAAGTTCAGAGAGATCACACATGATAGCACAGCAGGGCCAGACACCACAGAAGCATTCAGCTTTGAAGTAAGGGTGCACTCGTGGAGGCCTGCCATCCCATCCAGGTGCCTGGAAATCCCTGGGCAGGACAATTCTGGAACCAGAGCCTCAGGCTGTGTGAGCACAGGCAAGCCCTGCCTTCCAGTCAGTTCCTTCCATCTGCTATGGATGGTCAGGGTGTGGACTTAAAAGCAAGATCTTTATGGAAATAGGTGGTGTCTTACTGATCCAAAGCACTATAGGTAACCTCTGAACGCTCAGGAGAGGCAGACCTCTCTGTCCCACAACCACCTTAAAGGTGAAGGCAGAGCCAGCAGAGCAGAGGTGGAGTCAGCAGGGCCAGTGAGgaaggagaagatggagaatggGACAAGAGGCAGGGCCAGAGAGAGCCAATGGGGGAACTGGAATGAAAGTGAGGAGGGCTCATCAGAGCTCAGCCATCAGAGAAAGGCAGGGCACaaatggcaagaagtggagcCAGTGATGGGGCTGAGTCAGTAGGTCTCTTCTCTTGCCAGACTCAACTTACCTCCACGCAGTAGCGGCCCATGTGGTTACGGAAGACCTGGTGGGGCACCACGCCACATTGTGTTCGTACTGACAGGCACCACtggtcactagtgcccagctcaggCCACAACAGGAAGGACCCAAGCACGTCTCTCCGCAGCAGGGCCAGGGCAGAGGACCTGGGGCACGGAGGGAGATGCTGGAGTGGGAGGCATCGGGCCCCATTCTCCAGCTGCTATCCCGAGCACGGACATGCCACCCCCAGGAGCATGGAGGCTGCCTGAGGATTAAATACACGCCCCCAGCGCTACGCGAGCAcagagcatggtggtacacacctgtagtgTCAGCCCTTGGGAACCTAGGGCAAGGGATTACAAGTCTGAGAACAGCTTGCACTGGTTAAGACAGAGGTTTGAAGATCTGACACTGAGAGACAGACAGCCCTGACACAGACCAGGCATGGAGGCCTCTACCTGGATCTCACAAGTCGATCCTCTCCTCACCTTGCAAGGAAGGTTCCTACAGTGATCACACTTTTACATCAGACACTACAAGTCCCTAGCCTAAGGCCATTGTGGCTGGGAGTACTCTGCATGCAGGGGGTACACATATGAAGGGCCCTGGGGAGACCCCCCCATTTTTCTAACCACCCCAAGGAACTGGGCATTGTCCAAGTCAGGCTCCTCTTACCTGGAAAGACCAGCGAACGCCCAGATGTTCTCTGTCAGGCTACCGTCCCCCTCCACTAGGCATGTTGCTGGGCCACCAGGACCTCGGGGCCACGCCTCCCATGCAGCAGGAACTGTGACGGAGAGCACCCAGGGTCAGGGGCTGTCCCCCTACCAACTAGCCCCCCCCCATGTCCCCTCCGTCCAGGGCAGATGCACATATGCACAGCCACCTAGAGATGCCACCCTCGCCTTGCAGGGACATGCCCATTCTCTATGCCTGACACAGGCCCAACTCACAGGCCTCCCGAGCCGACAGCTGCAGCTGCGTCTCATAGGTGCAGCCTCGGTAGGCCCCGGAGCGGATCACCTTGCTGCGGATGGCCTTCTTGCGCACCAGTGTGGGCGAGCAGTATGGGTTCCCCAGGCGAGTGTGCCGGGCCCCTCCTCGGCTGTCAGCCTCAGGCAGCTCCTTCTAAGGTACCAAGAGGGGGCCTCAGGCATGCGGGTGGAGGTGCAGCCGCATTGGGCCAAGTGGACACCCAGAATCCCTCACCTGTGCCCAGGACCCTTGTCCTCCGCCCACCCTCTGATTGGGGCACTGCCTACCCCACTGCTGCCCAGGGGCCCCTCTGCAGGCAACCGCCGAAAGGAGACCAGGGCTTGGACGTTCTGTGAGAGCTGATCCCGGCTGAAGGGTTCCCGCACCAGGGCAGGGGGTCCCCCAGGGCTGAAGAGTGGCTGCAGGGGCCAGTCCCctgtggggcctgggctgggctcgGGTTGGGCCCTTTCCTCCGGGTGCTGCACGAGGTAAGCAAGCTGGAAGGAGCGGCAGAGCAGCAGGTACAGGACCTGGACCtagggtgggagggggtgggctgAGTGGCAGCTCCTCAGGGACCAGCCCACTCCCCAGTGACGCACCCAGGTCCTCAGCTTGGGAAGCCCCTCCCTAATCTTGCTGGGAAAATTCCTATGAATCCTTCAAAACCATGCAGCCTCctctaccagttttttttttttttttttgtcggttgtggggcttgaactcaggacctgggtcttgtcccggagcttttctgctcaagggtattgctctaccactttgagccacagctccactcctggttttctggtgttcattggagataagagtatcacaggtgctagccttgagcaaaaagaagccagggacagtgctcaggccctgagttcaagccccaagactggcaaaaaacaaagtagcacaaactttcctgtccaggctggctttgaattgcgatcctcagatcccaggctcccaagtagttaggattacaggagtgaaccactggcacctggctccagcTTTCTCTTACTCAGTTATCAAATACTGGGTACTCCCCATGCAGGGTCTCCCACCTCCCAGAGGAGCAGCTGAGTCTCAGGCCTCTGGCTCCAtccagccctggccctgagggCCTTTTGTGTGACACTGGGCTGAGCCTGGCACCTCTGTgtttccccacccccatctcccctGTCACCCATAGAGGAGGTAATGAAGTTAGCACAGAGAACTCCCAGCACAACCCAGCATTTGCCTGAGGCCAGCACCTTCTATCAGTCACACCAGCAGCTGCAAGAGTGAGCTTCAGCCACCTGGGACCCCAGTGCCCAGCAAATGCTTCCTAGATGGGCTCTGCTTGCCAAATGCTTGGCTGCCAAGGCTCTGCCACTCAGACCTTGACTTTCAGGACCCGCATGCCCAAGATACACCCCATCTAACCACCAAGCGCAACGAACAAGGACACTCAAACACCAGCCCCAGCTTCCGTGCTCAGTGTTGGAGCAATGCTTGGAGTGTGGAGGGATTTGTGTTACAGGAATCTAAAGGAGAGCAGTCCTAGAGTCAAGGTGGACTACGCCTTGAAGACTAGTCCAGATTTGCTAGAATGAAATGGAGGATGGGCACTGTAGGCAGAACAGCACGAGCCAGGGTGCGGCTGCTTGACCTACAGGTCTCCAAGCGCGTGGCGAGTTCCTGCTCCAGGACACAGGGAATGCCAAGGCCACTAGCTAGCTCTCTTTTTGGAGTGGGGAAATCCTCAAAGATGGACATAACCAAAGATAGACCAGTGTGTAAGGAGTGGGTTTCTGGAAGGTCTCAGGCCAACTCAGCCAAGCTGCCAAGGTCGAGGCCCGTGTCTCTGGAACCCCATTCCAGCCACTGCGGTGCTCCCGCCCCCGCTCTGCCTTGGGTCCCAGGTAcctctccaggctggctgccCACGAAGAGGTGACAGAAGAGCTTGCTGGCCGGGCTTCGTGGGTTCCGGGCGATAAAGGCAAACTGGCAGTTGGCTGGGCACCACGTGGCATAAAGGACACGTCTCAGGGCGTGGGCCATGAGGAGCGTCTGGGACACAATTGCAGCAGGCCTTGGTGACCTGAGCCTGGGCTACAGCAGCCTGAGAGCCCTGGTGCCAGGGCCAGGCCTCCCCT
Encoded here:
- the Sh2d5 gene encoding SH2 domain-containing protein 5, with the translated sequence MQRAGAGGRRASDCGPAPYRPRCITKFAQYVGSFPVDDLDTQDSACLVRHQLRALKDCPRRRAVILKFSLQGLKIYSGEGETLLMAHALRRVLYATWCPANCQFAFIARNPRSPASKLFCHLFVGSQPGEVQVLYLLLCRSFQLAYLVQHPEERAQPEPSPGPTGDWPLQPLFSPGGPPALVREPFSRDQLSQNVQALVSFRRLPAEGPLGSSGKELPEADSRGGARHTRLGNPYCSPTLVRKKAIRSKVIRSGAYRGCTYETQLQLSAREAFPAAWEAWPRGPGGPATCLVEGDGSLTENIWAFAGLSRSSALALLRRDVLGSFLLWPELGTSDQWCLSVRTQCGVVPHQVFRNHMGRYCVEHLPAEFPSLEALVENHAGMERSLFCPLDMGRLNPAYEEQDCGPEGRPPRTLRPLGHAKSEAELQGLG